A region from the Desulfomarina profundi genome encodes:
- a CDS encoding DMT family transporter, which produces MSKNINGVIAAILAALFMGTMGIFSRKSGQGAETVAFFRLFFGAAFLFFFICISGRLGKILKKPKWNVVFSGVMLAGLIIFYTRAMNLTTLANAVMLLYLAPLAASIFAHFFLKERLNRISITLILLSLFGFAMMMEFRIDFSAGSDHLAGLVSGLFSMFCYATFIIINRTIDRQTDVFASSFYQMTAGAGCLLPFFLFSLPAGFDPQWFWLVGAGFFPGFLGILLAVIALKKLNATTFSTLAYLEPISVVMYGWFFFDEALSLLQIAGCLLILSSSIVKTRTMSA; this is translated from the coding sequence ATGTCAAAAAACATTAACGGTGTAATCGCTGCCATTCTGGCTGCTCTCTTCATGGGTACCATGGGTATCTTTTCCAGAAAATCGGGACAAGGTGCAGAAACTGTGGCATTTTTCAGACTTTTTTTCGGAGCGGCTTTTCTTTTCTTCTTTATCTGTATTTCAGGAAGATTGGGAAAAATACTGAAAAAGCCGAAATGGAATGTTGTTTTCAGTGGAGTCATGCTGGCAGGACTTATTATTTTTTACACAAGGGCCATGAACCTGACCACTCTGGCAAACGCTGTTATGCTACTTTACCTTGCCCCTCTTGCCGCCTCCATTTTTGCCCACTTTTTCCTGAAGGAGCGCCTGAACAGAATCTCAATCACTCTTATTCTGCTTTCACTTTTCGGCTTTGCAATGATGATGGAATTCAGGATCGATTTTTCTGCAGGATCAGATCATCTCGCGGGACTGGTTTCGGGCCTGTTTTCCATGTTCTGCTATGCCACATTTATTATCATCAACCGGACAATAGACAGACAAACAGACGTCTTTGCCAGTTCATTCTACCAGATGACAGCAGGAGCAGGATGCCTTTTACCATTTTTTCTTTTTTCTCTACCGGCCGGTTTTGATCCGCAGTGGTTCTGGCTTGTCGGTGCAGGTTTTTTCCCTGGTTTTCTCGGCATTTTACTGGCTGTGATCGCCCTGAAAAAGCTGAACGCAACAACCTTTTCCACCCTGGCATATCTCGAACCTATCAGCGTGGTCATGTATGGCTGGTTCTTCTTTGACGAAGCATTATCTCTTTTGCAGATCGCTGGCTGCCTGCTCATACTCTCGAGCAGCATTGTCAAAACCAGGACAATGTCCGCATGA